The genome window taattatttttaaatttaatataaaataaatattggatAAGGATGATAaggataatattattttgttttgggaGATTGCTTATAAGCACCCATTAATTGTAATGCAAGTTCATTGCATTATCTCGTCTAATAATTTGACATTGCAAAACGTGCATGCATTGCTTGTTTTTGCTGTGATTTTGGGTGCAATTTGGTCAAATAGAATTTAacttgaattgaaatttaaagaaattacaaaattaaatgtttttttaaatatttgtataaattaatcATGTGAttggttttttaaaataaataattattttcaattattttcactaattcaaaactttaatatattataaaatattttcaaatttctcaaccttaacaaaatattttaagggatttaaaatcttttttttttcattaaattccAATAAATTAGGCAtgttatcaattttttttggggaaattataattgttttttatcTTATAAATCAAAGTAAGGAATTAACTAGAACATCATGTGTTGGCTTGATGGTCAGGGCATTAACTACCCCGGGTGTGACCTGGGTTTAAACTGCACTAGCTGTGTTGCTGTTAGGACTTTACTCTCCtctttaatttactcaaaaaaaaaatatagtagAAGGTAAGTCAATATGCACCATGTAAATATTATGTAGtccttgaatttaattttatttgaagacTCCCTTCGTCAATTCAAAAGGTTTTGTTGTCGGATAATGCTCTCTCTACATGGGTTTGATTGGTTTTGATGTACTCGCTTAATGTTATTTtccatcaaaaataaaaataaaacctatggttaagggtctgtttgattgaaggaattgattttccggaaaatcatttccaacttttccagcgtttgattggcagaaaacattttccatttggaaaaggaactccaaaacaagggaaaatgtcttaccctttcaatttccgtaagacattttccgtgctctcctctctatcgcctccttcattccttccttcatttccggtagaaaattgcttctgtttatcgattttccagtaacttgtttttttaattattcaatatttttttaacacaattacaaataatttatttgatattaattttttttaatttataacgattaatattgtagcttaataattgagtattattacaaataaatcattgcaatatatgtaaaaataatttaaaatatataaatttattaatatatatcaatatatgtaaaacaattttttcaaaaatatttccaGAAATcgccaaacaaattaaaatattttacatgattcaatcaaacaccgtaaaatatttttcaagaaatcaatttacgaaaagtaaaacattttccgaaatcattttacggaaaatattttaccgGCAATCAAACAGATcctaatatatatgatttcattTAAAAACGATTGATAAAATCCTAATCCAATTGATTTgtgtaattgttattaaaagatgatatctaataattataagatttgtattttaatacttataaaattttggtcaAATTATGATGATTAAAGTGTTGGAGGACTATGATCTAATAATGTCATATTACATGGATTACTCTAAAAGGAtacaaaggactaaattctaaaattgagTATAGTAAAgagaaaaatcataatttggcATTTTTATGTTACTTAGTCTCTTAATTGTAAAAAACAATGTTGGTTAGGGTTcaacaagaaaaaaacaaaaatcgatGCAAACCATAAGGCTTCAAATTgggtttatttaattaattagaattaattttatttttcaatataaaatagatttttttatttaaatcagcgaaaattttaaatgcaaataatatttttaaaaataaaatgatgtgaTTTAGAATGAGATtgcattttttctatttattaaaaaaaattagcaaattagtccttatatgtTCGGTAAAAGAGCAAACTGACcgttttgttgaaaattttatctatttttactgttaaaaatttgtcATTATACATCAATGTGAGGTATACATGGCGTGTCTGGTTATTTCGTCAATCGcactaatttttaacagtacaaatagatgaaaattttaatataaaaaaccaatatactctttgatttaacgtataaggactaatttataaattttttgactgaatagaataaaatacaattaaactCTTATTACAAAaagtttacatatttttatgagaaaatttcatttccattagTTTTCAaccatttataaataaataaaaaggtttgaacttggctgattgagtcttaaattaattggtatagatattattgtcaatgcagaAAAACGTGAGTTTGAATGTGTTAAAATAGATTGGAGATGaactatgaataattttaaatattctgttaaaaagaacatatattagCAGAACttgtaatgaaattattaaaaaaaaaaagttggatCTTTAGATCTCAAAATTGTCTGATGGATTCATATCATTGCTGCCTCTAATGTTGGTATTAGGATTTAGGACTTTGGCTGAGCTAATTAAGCTGCGGAGACAAAGGGGATTAGAAAATTTTGCGAAATGCAGTCGGaatcaaattgaaattcaaatccCAAATGCAAATTTCACGCGTAGAAATTAGATTACGTGCATCTCATGAAATCCaatctttattttttccaaaaaaaaaaaaatcccctcCCTAAAAAGGGGTATTTCGTTTTTCAAcagtgaagaaaaaaaaacaaacaaaaaagcatccttttcttctttttgtcaAAGTTTCTAGAGCAAGAAACACAATCCCAATAACCCCTTTATTTCACCATTTTTGATGATTCTATCCTCTAAGAAGGTGGTAAAGTGTTTGTGTATATGTGTGTGAGAAAGGTAGCAGTATAGcacttgttctttgtttttaagGTACTTTAAGAAAAAACACTACTAaatgttgtttttgtttctttatctgggtttaattttagtatgttgttgttgtttatggctttaattgaattgggttaagcttaaattgttttcttttttttgttaaggAAAAATGGGAGATAGTGAAGAAGGTAATACTGATTTGATGCAAAGGATTCAATCATCATTTGGAACATCATCTTCTTCGATTCCTAAACAAGTTTTATCAATGAATCATCTTGAAATACCTCCACTGAACCCTAATCAAATCAGGGCTGTTAGGCATTTCTCTCATTTTGGACAAAACTTTAACGGCGGCGGCGGTGGAGGTGGCGGCGGTGGTGATGGTAATAAAAGAGTTGGTATTCCTCCTTCACACCCTAACCAGATCCCACCCATTTCGCCTTATTCACAGATCCCTGTGTCTCGTCCATCGAGCCATCAAATGGGTTCTTCTCAGGGTTTTAGTCCCGGACCGACTCATTCTCGGTCTTTGTCACAACCTTCGTCGTTCTTTTCGTTCGATTCGTTGCCGCCGTTGAGTCCTGCGCCGGTGACCCAAATTTCGAACGATGTGTGTATGGAAGATTCGCATTCGTTGTTACCACCCTCGCCTTTTCCAAAGGCGAGTTCTCCTCGGGTTGGAGAAAGTTTGCCACCACGAAAATCACATAGGCGGTCCAATAGTGATATTCCTTTCGGGTTTAATACGGTAATGCAATCTTCACCCCCACCGTTAAGGGGCAGCGGTTTCGAGAATTCGGGTGTGCCTAGGCCAGTTCAGTTGGTTAAAAAGGAAACGAGTTGGGAAAGAGGTATTGATGGTAACGTTGAAGGAATGGGTGAGAGGAAATCGGAAGGGGAAGTCATGGACGATTTGTTTTCGGCATATATGAATTTGGATAACATAGATGCATTAAATTCTTCCGAGGATAAGAACAACAATAACGAGAATCACGAAGATTTAGATAGCCGAGCGAGTGGAACAAAGACCAATGGTGGGGATAGTAGTGACAATGAAGCGGAAAGCAGTGTGAACGAGAGCGGGAATAGTGTGACACAAGGCGGAGTTTATTCAACTCAGAAAAGAGAAGGGAACAAAAGGAGTGCAGGGGGTGACATTGCTCCTACTTCGAGACATTATCGAAGTGTTTCGATGGATAGTTTTATGGGGAAGTTGAACTTCGGTGACGAATCACCAAAACTACCTCCTTCACCCGGATCTCGTCCCGGACAACTCTCACCAAGCAATTCAATTGATGGGAATTCAGCTGCCTTTAGTTTGGAGCTCGGAAACGGTGAGTTCAATGAAGCTGAACTGAAGAAAATTATGGCAAACGAGAAGCTCGCAGAAATCGCAATGACTGATCCAAAGCGTGCAAAGAGGTATTGTATTGCTTGATTTAATATCTTTTTCGACTGTACTAAAGCATTGCCACTTAACTTATCAGTTGTTTCTTTTGAAGGATTTTGGCTAATCGTCAATCAGCTGCTCGTTCCAAAGAAAGGAAGATGCGGTACATTTCCGAGTTGGAGCACAAGGTTCAGACCCTGCAAACTGAAGCTACCACATTATCGGCTCAATTAACACTTCTACAGGTTGAAGATTTAGAGCTTTTTAATGTTATAGGATATATTCCTTACTTTCCTGTTTCTCATCCTTGAACTTTAAATCGATGCAGAGAGATTCAGTTGGGCTTACCAATCAGAACAATGAGTTGAAGTTTCGTATTCAATCCATGGAACAACAGGCACAACTCCGTGACGGtataatcaaattttcattagcATGCTCTACTGTTTGTAtcttttaacttgttttagatTGCATGCTACTTTCGGGTCGTAGTAGTATCGATACACATCTAGTAAAACAAAACACCAAGTCTGTTCCCACTGTTTACGAAGTCTCGTACATGGGAAAACATGATTGTTCTTAACTCGTTCCTTGCCTTATTGTGTTGCTTTTTGGACACAGCTCTAAACGAAACATTAACCGCGGAAGTCCATCGATTAAAGCTTGCTACTCAAGAACTAGGCGGCAATTCTGATCCATCCAAAGGCATGGTCTCGCAGCAGCTTCCCATTAGCCGCCAGATGTTCCAGCTACACCAGCAACAGTTCCACCAGCAACAGCAGAACGGGAACACAGCTGCAAAATCCGAGTCGAATCAGTAGCTCCCAAGTTCCGGCATTTGTaagatttgaaaaaaatcacCGTATGCCTCATTATTTCATAACTTCATCTGCATCCATTCATTGGTTTCTGATTTCCAAGTTTGACGAGTTTCATGGTCGTGGTAAAATCACGGTTCAACCTGCCTCAGGTATCCATCTCGGATAACGgaataaagtaatatatatatagcttaaacaattatatatcatatatagCTATagttttttacttatttatggTAGATAAATTATATTGGAATGTAAGCAGCAAGTTTGACATGATTTGTTGCATTGACAACACAAAATATTGGCTTTCtctttgtttgtttctattaattGAGTATATTGATATTTCATTTCAGATTGTTGCCATTTAAGTTTTGGGGtttgcttaaaattttcaaaatttttggggggtttaattagaatttttaaaaattatgaaatgcaCAATGAAAATTCAGTTTTTTATTGGTTCGGCTTTAGATTTTTTGGGTTCGGATcatttaagtttgatattaaagttttttgggtCGGGTCATTacaagtttaaataaaatattacggCTGTAATAATTGTTGCGatcaaaagtactttttaacaaaaattgtaATATGTTGCGTAATTGAAAAGCCTCAAACGTTACAATAATTGctgtttggttgaattgacCATTTGTACGAGTTTGGAAACATCGGATGTCATGCATGGCTTGGATTAATGGCAAcgtgg of Gossypium raimondii isolate GPD5lz chromosome 3, ASM2569854v1, whole genome shotgun sequence contains these proteins:
- the LOC105795361 gene encoding bZIP transcription factor 29, with the translated sequence MGDSEEGNTDLMQRIQSSFGTSSSSIPKQVLSMNHLEIPPLNPNQIRAVRHFSHFGQNFNGGGGGGGGGGDGNKRVGIPPSHPNQIPPISPYSQIPVSRPSSHQMGSSQGFSPGPTHSRSLSQPSSFFSFDSLPPLSPAPVTQISNDVCMEDSHSLLPPSPFPKASSPRVGESLPPRKSHRRSNSDIPFGFNTVMQSSPPPLRGSGFENSGVPRPVQLVKKETSWERGIDGNVEGMGERKSEGEVMDDLFSAYMNLDNIDALNSSEDKNNNNENHEDLDSRASGTKTNGGDSSDNEAESSVNESGNSVTQGGVYSTQKREGNKRSAGGDIAPTSRHYRSVSMDSFMGKLNFGDESPKLPPSPGSRPGQLSPSNSIDGNSAAFSLELGNGEFNEAELKKIMANEKLAEIAMTDPKRAKRILANRQSAARSKERKMRYISELEHKVQTLQTEATTLSAQLTLLQRDSVGLTNQNNELKFRIQSMEQQAQLRDALNETLTAEVHRLKLATQELGGNSDPSKGMVSQQLPISRQMFQLHQQQFHQQQQNGNTAAKSESNQ